From the Desulfovibrio sp. UIB00 genome, one window contains:
- a CDS encoding mandelate racemase/muconate lactonizing enzyme family protein: protein MKITKIDIVILDTPNNPPLWRPVLCRVYTDNGLYGDGEAALAYGRGAYAAFGMIRELAPLLIGKNPLDNEPIWETLYKSTFWGQNGGAVAFAGISALDVALWDIKGKYYKEPVYRLLGGKRREKLRCYASQLQFGWDEDGKKAAVSPDDYARYAKKAVGDGYDAIKIDFYAFDDKGNRTNSEQTTRLQPPHVMRMLRDRISAVREAIGPDVDLIMENHSYTDVQSAIQIGNMAKEYGILIFEEPCTPEPSLNKYVHDNLGIPIAQGERIYGRWGFAPYFHNASIQMIQPDIGNCGGITEAKKICDMAHTYDVGVQVHVCSSPLLTAASLHLEAVIPNFTIHEHHVYNLHGYNKRLCKYDYQPVNGMFSVPELPGLGNELTPCVFEEGTLVTVE from the coding sequence ATGAAAATCACCAAGATCGACATAGTGATACTGGATACCCCCAATAACCCGCCCCTGTGGCGACCAGTTCTTTGCCGTGTGTACACGGATAACGGCCTTTATGGTGATGGCGAGGCCGCACTTGCGTATGGGCGGGGCGCGTATGCTGCCTTTGGCATGATCCGCGAGCTTGCGCCCCTGTTGATCGGCAAAAATCCTCTGGACAATGAACCCATATGGGAAACGCTCTATAAATCCACATTCTGGGGGCAGAATGGCGGAGCCGTGGCTTTTGCCGGTATTTCAGCCCTTGATGTGGCCCTGTGGGATATCAAGGGCAAATACTACAAAGAACCGGTGTACAGGTTGCTCGGCGGCAAAAGGCGTGAAAAACTGCGCTGTTATGCCAGTCAGTTGCAGTTTGGATGGGATGAAGACGGTAAAAAGGCGGCAGTCAGCCCGGATGATTACGCGCGCTATGCCAAAAAAGCTGTTGGTGACGGCTATGATGCCATCAAAATTGACTTTTATGCCTTTGATGATAAGGGCAACCGCACCAACAGCGAGCAAACCACCCGCCTTCAGCCGCCGCATGTCATGCGCATGCTGCGCGATCGTATCAGTGCCGTGCGCGAAGCCATTGGCCCGGATGTGGATCTGATAATGGAAAATCACTCCTACACGGACGTGCAGTCTGCCATCCAGATCGGAAACATGGCCAAGGAATATGGCATTCTGATTTTTGAAGAACCTTGCACCCCGGAACCGTCACTGAACAAATATGTCCACGACAATCTGGGCATTCCCATTGCTCAGGGGGAGCGCATCTATGGCAGATGGGGTTTTGCTCCGTACTTTCACAATGCCTCCATTCAGATGATCCAGCCGGACATCGGCAACTGCGGCGGCATAACCGAAGCAAAAAAAATATGTGATATGGCCCACACCTATGACGTGGGTGTTCAGGTGCACGTGTGCTCAAGCCCCCTGCTTACGGCAGCGTCCCTGCATCTTGAGGCGGTGATTCCCAATTTCACCATCCACGAACACCATGTATACAACTTGCACGGCTATAACAAACGCCTGTGCAAGTACGACTACCAGCCGGTGAACGGTATGTTCAGCGTCCCGGAACTACCCGGACTTGGCAATGAGCTGACCCCCTGCGTTTTTGAAGAAGGCACACTGGTTACGGTAGAATAG
- a CDS encoding MetQ/NlpA family ABC transporter substrate-binding protein, producing the protein MKKIFVLLSVLALLCLTACNETKESSKAEASAQPKTLRLACMAYNEPEVQAGVKALEAMNYKVQVIVLQNATIMFEAIDNNEIDASLHAHKPWMDSYNKTKSKSITMLTPYIHKNVFGIFSSKHKNISEIKEGSSIAIPQDESNMSRSLFLLEELGFIKLKPGVTNPTDLDIESNIKQIEIIKLDTHQVISALQDVDAACSAKLFIVSNKVADFTELAQSSDLDKFGVGFTVSSANKDAPWTRDLIKAYTTEDVRNAINALYKGGSVAGF; encoded by the coding sequence ATGAAAAAGATTTTTGTTCTGCTTTCCGTCCTTGCCCTGCTGTGTCTGACCGCCTGCAATGAAACAAAGGAAAGTTCCAAGGCTGAGGCAAGCGCGCAGCCAAAAACGTTGCGATTGGCTTGCATGGCCTACAATGAGCCAGAAGTTCAGGCAGGGGTGAAGGCACTTGAAGCCATGAACTACAAGGTTCAAGTAATTGTTCTGCAAAATGCAACAATAATGTTTGAAGCCATCGACAATAACGAAATTGATGCCTCCCTGCACGCTCACAAGCCCTGGATGGACAGCTACAACAAAACAAAATCAAAAAGTATAACCATGCTTACGCCGTATATTCATAAAAACGTCTTTGGTATCTTTTCCTCAAAGCACAAAAATATCAGTGAGATAAAAGAAGGTTCCAGCATAGCCATTCCGCAGGACGAATCTAACATGAGCCGCTCTCTGTTTCTGCTGGAGGAACTGGGTTTCATCAAGCTCAAGCCCGGCGTCACCAATCCCACCGACCTTGATATCGAAAGCAACATAAAACAAATCGAGATCATAAAGCTCGATACGCATCAGGTTATTTCTGCCCTTCAGGATGTTGACGCGGCATGCAGCGCCAAGCTCTTTATCGTGAGCAACAAGGTGGCTGACTTTACAGAACTGGCCCAGTCCAGCGATCTGGACAAGTTTGGCGTGGGCTTCACTGTTTCCAGCGCCAACAAGGACGCCCCGTGGACCAGGGATCTCATCAAGGCATATACCACTGAAGATGTCCGCAATGCCATCAATGCCCTGTACAAGGGCGGCAGCGTTGCCGGGTTCTAG